DNA sequence from the Tissierellales bacterium genome:
GGAGTATTTTTTATCTTCTCTAAGAATTCTATTACATTCATAGGGTCTTGACCTTCAAGTCTCACTCTTCCAGGTTTCCAAGCTCCTATAGCAAATATAACATGATCAAATCCTTTAGCTTTCAAATCTTTTACAGAATTTTGTTCTGAACCTGTAACGAATTCTACTCCCAATTTTTCTGCAAGTTTTATATCGTTTGCGATTGATTCGCTTCCTATTCTAAATTCAGGAATTACCTGTCTTACGATTCCGCCTAGTTCATTTTTCTTTTCAAATACAGTAACTTTCATTCCCTCTCTAGCAAGAAGGTGTGATGCTGCTATACCAGTAGTTCCGCCACCTATGATTGCTACGCTACTTCCCTTTTGGCTTCCTTTTTTGATTTCACCTAGTAGTTTATCATATGCTCCTTTTGCAGCCTCTAATTTTATATCTCTAATATGAACTGATTCGTCGCAGAATTGTCTGCTACATTTGTTCATACATGCGTGACTACAAATAGTTCCTGTGATAAATGGAAGTGGGTTTTTCTTTGTAATTACTTTTAGCGCTTCATAGTGTTTTCCTTCACTTACTAAATGAATGTATTCTGGTATATCCTGATGTATAGGACATCCCTCTTTACATGATGCTATGAAACAATCCACTAGAGGTACTTTTGTATCTAGTTTTCTTCTAGGAATAGGTTTTATAGCTTTCTTGTGTTTTTCATCTTCTAGTGTCTGATTTGCTAATGATTGTAATTTATCATTGTCCATTTCGTATTTACTTGCATAATCCATAGCTTTTAATTTTTTAGCTATTTGAACGCCTCTTTGATATCCACCGTTTTTAAGAAGTGTAGTTGCTATAGTTATAGGCCAAATTCCAGTGTCAAATAATTTGTCTATATTGAAAAAGTCCGCTCCACCAGAGTATGATATTTTGATTTTTCCATCGAATTCTTTTGATAATCTTCTTGCAAGTTCTGTAGTAAGTGGGTAAAGTGTCTTACCTGACATATACATTTCTTCACCTGGAAGCTCATCTCTTTTGATCTCTACTGGGAATGTATTTGTAAGTTTTACTCCAAATATTACTCCGTTCTTGCTCGCTAACTCTTGCATTTCTTTTATCATTTTCACTGCATCTGCGTATTGCAAGTCTTCTTTGAAGTGATGGTCGTCAAATGAGATATAGTCATAGCCCATTTTGTCTAGTGTTTCTCTAGCAAATTCATATCCAAGCAGCGTAGGATTACATTTTACAAATGTATTTAATCCTTTTTTCGATATCAAATACTCTGCTATTTTTTGGATTTCTGATGCTGGACATCCGTGGAGTGTAGAAAGAGTTATTGATCTACAAATCTCTGAAGATATAGTCTCTACATAGTTTTTGTCTATATTTTTAAATTCTCCTATGTGCTCGAGTGCCCAGTTTTTACAGACATTCCAAATTTCTGTATCTTTAGCTTCTTTTAATGACATTATGAATCTGTCTATTTTTTCCGATGTAATTCCTTTAAAGTCATATCCAACACTCATGTTGAATACGAATCCATCTGGATCCCCAAATCCAAATTCTTTTGAAAGTAGTTTAAGTGCAAACCAAGCTTTAGCGTACTCATCAAATGCTTGTGGGACAGTGAGTTCTGTAGACCACTCTACGTTGTAACACTCATCTGAGGCATTGATACATGGCTTAGAAACTGGCAAGTCTTCTCCATCTAATGTCTGTACTGTCTTAAGTTCAAAAAATCTACTTCCGGTTACATATGCTGCTATGATGTTTTGTGCAAGCTGTGTATGTGGACCTGCAGCTGGTCCGTAAGGAGTTTCTATTTTTTCTCCAAATAATTCTAGTTTTTTTCCATCTTCACTTTTGAATGTGTGGTTTACTCCAAATATTTTTCCGTACTTCTCATTTTCTTCAAGTATCCATCCCATCAATTGATCGAATGGGATCGGTGTCATTCTATCGCCCATATTAAGGTCCCCTCCTAAATTTTTCTTCCTATATATATAGTCTTTTGATTCCACCTAGTTTTTATAAGCTTGGCGTCTTATTTGGATCTATTATGCGTTGATTCTATTCCATAGTTCAGATGCGTTTTCTCTACATTTTGCCATTATACGCTCTGTATCTACTCCTAGTATCACTCTATCTTTCATTACTAATTTACCATTGATCATAGTGTGAGTTACAGATCTACCTGAGAATCCAAATAGTATGTGTGAGTTTGCGTTTTGAGCATTAAATGGTGTTAGTGGATCGTAATCTGCTACTATTACGTCTGCATATGCACCTTTT
Encoded proteins:
- the ygfK gene encoding putative selenate reductase subunit YgfK; translated protein: MGDRMTPIPFDQLMGWILEENEKYGKIFGVNHTFKSEDGKKLELFGEKIETPYGPAAGPHTQLAQNIIAAYVTGSRFFELKTVQTLDGEDLPVSKPCINASDECYNVEWSTELTVPQAFDEYAKAWFALKLLSKEFGFGDPDGFVFNMSVGYDFKGITSEKIDRFIMSLKEAKDTEIWNVCKNWALEHIGEFKNIDKNYVETISSEICRSITLSTLHGCPASEIQKIAEYLISKKGLNTFVKCNPTLLGYEFARETLDKMGYDYISFDDHHFKEDLQYADAVKMIKEMQELASKNGVIFGVKLTNTFPVEIKRDELPGEEMYMSGKTLYPLTTELARRLSKEFDGKIKISYSGGADFFNIDKLFDTGIWPITIATTLLKNGGYQRGVQIAKKLKAMDYASKYEMDNDKLQSLANQTLEDEKHKKAIKPIPRRKLDTKVPLVDCFIASCKEGCPIHQDIPEYIHLVSEGKHYEALKVITKKNPLPFITGTICSHACMNKCSRQFCDESVHIRDIKLEAAKGAYDKLLGEIKKGSQKGSSVAIIGGGTTGIAASHLLAREGMKVTVFEKKNELGGIVRQVIPEFRIGSESIANDIKLAEKLGVEFVTGSEQNSVKDLKAKGFDHVIFAIGAWKPGRVRLEGQDPMNVIEFLEKIKNTPSEMNLGKNVAIIGGGNTAMDAARAAKRANGVENVSLVYRRTKKYMPADAEELGLALEDGVEFKELLSPIRYENGKLTCEIMKLGDLDEKGRRRPVGTGENKELEVDTLIAAVGEKIDTDLYTKNGIELNEKGFARVDANSLETNVENVYVAGDGLNGPATVVEGIADATKIARVIVEKTENRAMDLSVEKIQGTRADAISRKGILEMGQASGECNRCLQCSTV